ggtatagtggtacatgcctgtgatcccagctccttggaaggttgaggtggaaggatcgcttaagagcccaggaggtcgaggctgcagtgagccatgattgcaccactgcactccagcctgggtgacagagcgagaccctgtctcaaaaaaaaaaaaaaaacacaattacatGAAATTGAGTAGGAAAGACATAACACAAACACAATTCACAAAAGTGGTCTCCAAGGGAGTTGGGGAAATGGGGTTTTCACTTtaactgaaattatttatttctatcattaAAAACGAGCTGAAGCAAATAGGACAAAATACTAACATTTGCTAATTCTGGGTGATGGATACTTGGGTGTTTGCTATGTTTTTTtcctctacatttttaaaatttccaaaataaatctAGACAGATGCAGAAATAAACCCATGGAAAGTATAGTAAAACACCCATAGTGAGTATTTCTGGGTTACAGGAATATGGGTGATTTTAATGTtccttcttatattttaaaaatatttagcaacATTCCACAGTGAGTATGCCTGTTGCTTTTATAATCAAGGAAAGTAATGTAATAAAACGTTCCATTTGGAATAAACACTGCCTAAGAACTTGGGAGAAGGGATGTGGATACAaaacactaaaaaacaaaagtgCTAACCTCAAATATAAAGAAGGATGGAAAAAATATGATCACAATAGCAGTTTCACTTTTCATTAGTGTCTATCTGCTGCTGAAATATCAGGCAAATAAATACTTTAATTACACATTTAGCAAATTAGAATTCCTCAGAAATATGGAGGATCACATATACCTCTGATATAGAGATATTTATTACCCAAATCTAAATACAGATACAATTTTAATCCAATACTCTCGCTCCATTCTAATTACTTGGTTAATTACAATCAGCATTATTCGTTCATTAAAGTTTTCTAATTAAGTTattaattggaaagaaaaaaagtccatgCTTTTATAGAGACTCTTATCAGATCCACATCCAAGtctgaaattaaaaagagaaaaaaggaaaagggataTTAACATAGGTTAGTTCTTTTATCTGTTACTTCATACAGATACATTTTCTTGAGGAACTGCCTTGTTGAAGAATCTCGTCTCATACCTTCCAGGATTGGCTCATGTGGTGAGAAGATTCTGGCATCTCCACAGGGAGAGGTGCTGATGTACAGATGAAACTGGACATTCTCCTTCAGCCTAAACCCTCCTCGCTCTGATTTCTGAAAGATGGATCTTTTTTGATCATCTTTGttactgaaaggaaaaaagttgCAAAAGTAACATTTAAAGCTGTATATAGTTAAATTTTAGTCTAtcatagtttaaaataattttcagaggcTAGTATTTTCAACAGGGGAAAGATAAGTTTGAActggaatatttattttacatgtttaGGGTAATTAATACAGTTCTTGTCCACTCAATAATGGATATGTCATCAGAATGTGAGTAACTTTTCCTTCTTCCAATTTATGACTTCAGAACAGAAAGATCACATACAAAAAATGgcattgtaaagaaaaagagtttgGACACATGACTAGCTCTTTCTAGAAATAGTGACTAGAATAAAACTTACTATCTTTACCTGGCATTATGGGAACTTCTATTTATACTGCATACAACAAAATCACATGGTCTTAAACACAGACTTGAAATTTATGACCATGTCATGttattgtatgtatgtgtgcatatgtttgtTGAGCATTGTGGGAGAATGGGATCTAGCCTTATTGTTACTAATTAATTATGTTTTGAGTTATGATTTTGAGAGATTTTCCATGATTACAGAAACAATGAAAGGTTTTGCAATAGTTTTCTAatagaagaatattttaatagcttCCTGTCCTTATTTGTTTACTAAACTTACTTTAAGTAAAGCTCAAGTTGTGTATAAAGAAATCTGAGCAAGGATCTCCGAGATATTATTTCTGCATGGCAGTCATTTAATGCAAGGCCACGATCACTCATGTATTCACCATTAATACATTTTGTTCCTGTAGAAACACTTATCACCTTGGCATCTTTAACATCtgtgcctggaaaaaaaaaaaaaagagacattatttTCTGTAATTCACAGTAATGTTTGCCTAACTGTGCTCCTAAAGTCTGATCCTTATTCTCAGTGACTTAACTTTTCAGGGGCCAATAGACTTTTCAAGCTCATCTTCATGCATATTCTTACCACCTATTTTTTTAAGTGGGCAAATGTATACACTGCAAACAACTTCCTATTGAGGACTCACTTTGTGACATTTCTGGAAAGCCAGCCATCCTCACTGCTTAGTGCACAGACACTGAACTCAAGGAAGTAATTTCGTCTGGTATGCAATAGCATCTTTTCTTGAATGCCCACAACTAGAACACAGCTGGGCAACACTATGGAAAGGTAGACTCACTGGTCTGGTAATTAATCTTGACATCAAATATCGAAGTACTAAAGAGGACAGGAAGGAGGGGTCAACAGCACCCAGAGGAATAAGAAGGAAAACAGAATTAACTTGCGATGTTTTCATTAGCAAACTGTCACCATGTAACCATACTGGGAGTGAAATCACAAGCAGTGGTGATCTCCCATAAACATATCGCTCTGTCTCAACTGTGTGAGATAAACTGCTGACCAGAGGTGTGATGCCGGGACCCTGGAAGTTACCTGCTGGGAGACTCGCATTCATACAGCTGAACCAACGGTGTGCACACCATGTGGCAGGTATGCACCAGGTCTTTTAGGTAAATTGTCCTCACTGCATTCCCACGATGTCCTCTGAGGCTCATGCTACTAATGTCTCCACTGtatagatgagggaactgaggcacagaggccTCCTAACCTGCCCAAGGCCACTCAACCAGCAGGAGCCCCTGAACCAGCTGTCTGGAGTGCCAAGTGCTCCAGCATCCTGGCTTCAGATGTAAACTATGGCTCTGAGCAAGCGGTCTCGGTGAAATACACACTGAGACGTAAAATGTTCCCAGAAGGTGATCGGCCTCTTCTAAGGtggttaaacaacaacaacaacaacaacaacaacaaaaacgatGAAAGAACACGACCagctccctcacccaggctgctggaagaggcagggagtCTTACCTAGGGAACTACTCTATTCAGTAGTTGTGGTGTTCACCTTTGATTAATGTAAAAGATAGCAGTAAGGAGAGATGTAAAGGGGGAGAAAATACAGGTACAAAACATTAGAACAGAAGTTGCTGTTTGAGTACTTCCTCCTCCCCAGACACGGCACGGCAAGGAAACAAGTCATGAGCAGAACAGCCAGGTTTCCTAGGGCAGCAAGAGGTGGGTCAGTGAAGAGGGCTGCAGAGTCTGATAGAGGTGACCCCTCAGGGGGAAAGGACAAGAAAGTCACATCCCGAGAACTGGGGGGTTTCTCCTGGGCTGGTAGATGTAGAGAGAGAAACCGTCACCAGCTTCCTCCCTTACCTCTAGGGCCTGCTTCCTGCATCTGGCTGTCCAGGCTGGGCTGAGCAGGTGCTGGGCACAGAGGTGGCCCCACATGACAGGGTCCTCTCCCTGAGTCTTGCTCCACCCTGGAGAGCCAGGCACTGGTCAAGGCTGTGGCTTCCTCTGAGCTACTCACAGAGACACACtgctacatgttctcactcccGGGATGTGGGAAGAGGATTTGGGGGTTCCTTTTGCTACTGGGAACTTCTAGACTAATTTAACAGAGTTTCTTCTATCATTCTAAATTGcgtttttttcccccacagatTTTCTACTCTTGCTAGAGCTTTCTCCCTCCTCAAAAGAAGTCACACAGAAACTTGTCTGGCATCGTTAACATTAACTGATACAACAGATAGGCCCTACTTTCAAATAAAGCCAGAATTAGTAAGCCCCCTGCCATCTTCCAGAGCAGACTGAGGCCATTCACAGGAGGAAGATGACAGGAATCAGATAGTATGCTTTCTCCAAATACAACAAACTTAGGTTAAAAAGATgaacatttgggggaaaaagCTTGTATGTGCAGTTCCTAAACTTGCGTATGGCAGACAttttgaagaagaaaggaagtaacCATCTCCCATCTCCCGCTGGTGTGCCACGGTGGTTTCTGTCAACTGAGAACATTTCACATTTGTCAGACATGAAAACAGGCAGGGTTACATACAACACCAAGATGGTTACCTGTTGTCATGACGACTCCAGCCAGTACTTTTCTGCGAGCGTGAGGGGAGGAGAAGTTGTCGGTCAGGTCACCGAACTTACCCAGGACCAGGCGTGAGACAGCGTCAGCTAAAACCTGTGTGGGAAGCACAGATGCAGGTTAGGGGCCAGGTGCAGCTGGGAGCAGGGCTCACTCTCTGAATGCTGCACGCACTCTCCCTTATGGAGTGACACAGGCTGCTTCTCATCTGGAAAACCACACAGGTAAATCTGGCAAacaagtatgtgtgtatgtttcttcCAGAACATTCCTTGGAAATAGACACCCCAGGATCCTGCCAGGCTCTGGCTGAGTCCTTTGCCACCCGCATGGGGCCAGTGTGGAGTGTGGGCACCACACACAAGCATTCCTCCAATCCTCACCGCAGGCCAGCCCAGCTCTCAGGAGGAAACCGAGGCAAACAGAGGCAAAACTGCCTGCTCAGGGCCACCTGCCCACGCCTACACCCACCTAATATGGCCCTCCCACCCCCCTTGCCCTCTCTCACGTGCACACACAGTGTGGCTCAGTCAGCTCCAGGTCACACATAGCTGGGAGCACAGCCCAGGGTGATGTGCAAAAtcacaggcaagagaaaggagcAGCTTGGAGATGCGGTCCAGGGAAAGAAGCCACAGGCTGTGCACAGCACCTCCCTCAAAGGCGCCACCTAGGGGTTCTCAGTCACTCCAGCCTCTCCACACAAACGCGCTCTGGCCGCGCTCACTCGCCCAGACGGCACGATAGAATCATGTACCAGAGGACAGCACAGGGAGGGAAAGCGCTTAGACGTCCGGAACACCTGAACAGGTATATGTTCAGGTCAGACAGACACCTGTTTTAAGGTGcttctgagaacagacatattTGTTGCATTTTGGACGTGGTCTTATGGCGTATGATTTATCTAGGATATAATGAGCCCATGGCATTTTGGGAAATGATGTCTGCTGGGAGGTCGGTGTTAAGAGCCAGTTTCAACTCATGTCCCACCAATTTCACACTTGTCTGGAAAATCAAATGACCACTAGGAAAACTCAGCATCCCCAGGTGgtccttaataaaatatttctgaaatgaatAGAAAAGATAGTTGTCAGGGTGTTTTCCTCTTATCATTGCACCAGCAAATATCAGTGAGCCCCACAGGACAGTGTTCAAGACAAGTCATGTGGAGAATGGCTTTGGTGGCAGGGATCCATGCACCCGCAGGCAGCGGCATCCGCAATGCAGGGGTGAGCGGATGCGGGGAACTGAGGCTGTGACAGAAACAGGACGAGGCCAGGGTGCCAGAGGGAAGGGGTAACGCATTCGAATTGGCCAGGGCGCCAGAGGGTAAGGGTGATTCATTCGAatttagagagagaaaaagccaTAAGAAGATTAGGGATAAGCTAGAGGAAATAAAAGTTTCCATTTCATATAAGAATAGGCAAATCTCCAAATTTTCGAAGAGAGGCGAAGAAATCTAACTTCAGAGTGAGCTCCGAGAGCCTTGAGTGGAAGGAAGGTCTGGTGCTGGGGCTGATGCTGGTGAGCGCTGGCATCTGAGGCACATGGCCAGGGCTCAGCCCCCTCCCCTTGAGGGGATTACTGGTCTCACCCTGCATGGTTAATGAAGGACTTCCCTCTTAATTTGGGGGACAGatataagaacaaaacaaacatgcTTTTAAGAGTTAAACCCATGCCACACAGTCCCAGGCAGCACCATTTACCTGCAATGACACGCAGGGATGTCTGACCTACGTCCTTCAAGGATTACTCTAGAAAAAGAGTGAGGGTTTTCCACCCACCCTAGAACGCACATTTTGAAATTTCCTGTCAGAAGACAATAGAGCCCAGCAACAAAGCCCAAAGGATGGGTTCTGAGAGGGCCACCTGGGTCCTATAAGGAACACATGTCACATTCCTGGGCTACCCTGGGGGCTCTGAAGACACAAGGTGGCAGGGTCCTCTGGCAGAGACTAGAAGTGCAGCTCCATCCTCTCATGCCCTAGTGGTTCTGGACATGAGGCCTAGAGCCTGGTGTTCAGCACCTACAGAGCCCAGGGGAACATGGCATCAGGGGGCTGAGATGGCCCTGCCCACCTGCacccctccccaggctggagaCCAACAGATGCCCCTCCAGCCTTCCCACGCCAGGGGCTCTGGTCCTGCTCCACACAGAAGTCACTGCAGGCACACCGCCAAGCCAGGGAGGCAGGGCTGACGTCTATACTGGGGCTTCTATCTGTGTCCGCCTAAGGTGCTCACAGCCTACATACTAAAGGCTCAGACATCTGGGATCCATGGCATTTGATGTCATTTCAATGGTTTTATATGCCACTCTGTCAATATTAAGGGAAGACAAGTCACATCAGACAATATTTTGAACTCAGGCTttaatattttagcaaagagtaatcctgaaaataaaaaatcacatgGGATCTAGCACCACTGATTTGTTAAAGTACAAATGGACTAATAATCCTTATGAACAATGTTGATGAGAGGTTAATAAGGGAAGCAAGTATTTGGTTtgttaaaaaaatcagtgaaataccttgaatatattattttacactGATGTTGTATTTGGTTCCTTtaggcaaaataaaatacatttccttcctttaaaaCAGAACTCCTGGTCATCTCAGACTACAACTGCACAGAGGTTATTCTAATTGTAgacaacagcaaaaaagaaactataagaCACTTGGATTCTTCCAGGGGAATACAAGTCACCTTCAAGTCTTCTGGTCAAGGGCAGTATACATGTTATCTTCGAAGTGAAGAAGACTCTGAtacaaaggaataaatgaatagagggtcaaaataataatttttgcaaTAGACCAGAAGAATTTTGGATTTCCAAGAAAAGAAGCAACACATAATCAGAGAGTTTTAGGATTTAGAGATGAGAACTAAAGGCgattttctcctttactttttctctttcatgtaaGCCAATCTGAGCTCACCCTGGAACTTCCCCTTCCTTCATCCTGATTTCACTaggctgggggaaggaggggaagatcAAATGGAAGAGTGGTTgcccacctccagcctgggcaagcgGGGAAGTCCTCATAAAGCCCATGCAGGAAATTCAAAGTAGAGACTCCCAGACAACTGGCAGGCCCTAGAACAGTTGTCGGAGGcccctcccttcctgccctctGATAGGTGCTCACTGCTGTGCTGCCTCATTCTCTGCTTCGAGGGGCTCCTTGGCTGAGGGACAGCGAACAGCCACCAGTCAGTCATGTGGGAGCCCAGAGGCTGCCATCCTGACTCAGACTTGGGTTTTCAGCTGCTGACGGGCTGGTGTCACTTATCTTGAATGTGAGATTCCTGGATGAGACCTTTGAAGGAAAATGGTGCTGAACTGGGGGCAAGGTTTCAAAGACTGGGTTCTTATTCCCTCTCTCCTGCTAAAGGCTTGCTGTGGGATGAGGGTCATCGGTTGGTGGGGGGGTTGCCTAATGGGAATAGAGTTATGGATAGTGTTGTAAACACTGCCCTGGTGGACGGGGCCTCAGGTGTCCCTGCCTTGCATTGCGACGGAGCCAGCAAGCACTAGGATGCAGATGGCTTCTCAGTGGCCACATGGCCATGGAAATCAAGGAAATGCTGCCCCAGCAGCCAGACTTACCAGTAACTCCTCCTGATGGGGACAGAGTGATGTCAAGGGAGAAAGTCAATAGTAATCCTGAAACTAAAATGTTGTCTAGAAGCATTACCAAGAGCAATGACCCTGTGTTTTAAAGCAGCAGCACCGTTCCTCACCTGCGGTAAATGCAGCTGAAGACCCTCACTGGGAATAGGCTGGCGAGATGGCGTCTGATCCAAGTGCAAGTTAAAAATGGTGGCCAGGGCAGACTGTGCAGCCCGGGCCTTGGCAAGCTTCTTGTTTCTCCCCGAGCCTTCAAAGAACTGACCATCCACGACCACAGACATGACGAAGCTCTTGGCATGGCTCTCCCCACTCTCGGAGAGGAAGTCATACTTGAGTCCTGGGCGCAGTTCGTTCAAGATCATCACGGGATTCTTCCCACTCGGGGGTGGGAATGGTGGTAAGACAGGGAGAGGAGGCTGGGCTAGGCTGGCAGGCACCGGGGAGGCTGACAAGCTGAGGTCCCCGCTGGAACTGAAGGAGTCATCCCCGTTGGAGCCCACATAAAAGGGAGGCTCCGCCTTGTCAGGAGTTTCAAAACCATTGAAGAGCGTGTCAGGGAAGTCGGCCTGGTCAGATGTGAAGTCCGTGTTGACAGACAGGGTCCTCCCCATGGCCAGGTGGGCCTCAGAGGCATTAGGAAACTGAACGAAAGATCTCAAGGCCTTCTCAGCAGCATGGAGTTTGGCCTTTTTCTTTGTGGGACCAGAGCCCTCAAAAACCTGGCCATTCACCTCCACAGACATGACAAACAAAGGCGCGTGCACGGGCCCAGTCTGGGACAGGAGCGTGTACTGCAAACCAGGCTTGATCTCATTCAGCTGCATCAGGGCGTTCTTGGGAAGGACGGGCCCTGGtgttctcctccttttcttcaggCGGTACTTGGAGTGGCCATTGCTGCCCTCCTCCAAGGACCGCTTTCTGCCGGGGCCACCACCACCCCCATTGGAGAGCTGAGAGCCCTCGCCAGGCCCAGGGGTGCTGCCATCCTTGGGGGACACGTTGTCCAGATTGCGGTTTTCCTTCACATCAGTGCTGCTGGAACCTGTGGTGCCCAGAAAGAGTAACTTACAATGCCTTCGTTGCAGGATCTTGTAAATGCAAAATTTATAGATTCCTTTAGCTCTCTTTGTAACTGGTTAAGTGATGTGTGCTTATCAATTTTATTCCTTGATGTATACATGAAGAGTTAGACATTTAAAGAACTATCAGCCTCAACTAAACAAGTAATTTGACACTTTGCTCAGTGACTAATACCATTTCTATTCAGTGTCACCAActgcttttgctttaaaaagtaaaatctttaaataatttttttttctgagaatattctGAAGTATCTAGACTTTTTCAACCTTATCAAAATGTGGGATGATAAATTAATCCAGAAAGACCTTACATATTAAAAAGGTCTTTATAATGAAATgacaatttaatataaatatatggattaatgtatatttattttagcattttcctTTCACTGTTGTTTACCCTCATTTTATCTACGGGTTTTAAATTGCAGTGTCTCTCagaagagaaaactattttaaaaacttgcatCCATAGATAATTAGTTTTTCAGGTTTAAAATATtcaatcaataaatgcaattatTTGATTTAGTTTATGAACCAATCTTTAAAAGCTGCTTATGTAATTGTGTAAAGTATTACAGCTATTTAGTTGTTGTGTTTGGAGGGTATGGTTTTATTTCTAGCATCTATTTGAAAATGAGAACATTATATATGGGGGCTGATTAAGTCTGAATCCTTAATACCACTCCATGATAGAAAGTGTGTAAGAACAAGACACAAAACTGAAGCTGTAGGCAGGCTACAACCTCCTAACTTCATAAATACACTTTCTggtgattttgtcttttttaagacAATTATTTGATGAATTTCCAGAAAAATTTGTTTATCctaacttttaaaagtattttagatTTCAAATTAATACAGATAATTTTAGAATTCTAAAATTACATggcaaaataaacataattttaaaattttatttatttatttatttatttgtttatttttgagacagagtctcagtctattggcgaggctggagtgcagtggcgtgatctcagttcactgcaacctccacctcccgggttcaagtgattctcctgcctcagcctcctgagtagctgggactacaggcttgcactgccatgcctggctgatttttgtatttttagtagagatggggtttcatcatgttggccaggttggtcttgaactcccgacctcaggtgatctgcccgccttggcctcccaaagtgctgggattacaggcatgagccagcgtgcccggccctaattttttattttaaaattagagtaaAAAGTGTtcattaagctttttaaaaaatagaagaagaaataattccTCTCCATCATGGCTAGGCAGCTGTCACATGGAGCCCAGGGGTGAGGGCTACAGTGCCCTGCAAGGTTGTAATGTGAATGAAAGTTAAAGACATCTACCACCAGATTTCAAAAATCTATATTAAGTAACCAAAATATTGCTAAAATTGTAAACCAATTTACACGTGCCCCATATGGTGGCTTTAGGGTCTATTTCTACTACATGTGTAAAGGTAGATTCTCATTATGTTAAGCAAACTGAAAAGTTGTGAAAATGTTCATCAGCTTCATCCATGGGAAGGTTGAAAGGGACCAAGTCCTTGCCCTTGGCTGCCAATCTTTGAGGTTAAAGATCTCTAATTCCAGGGCTGGCATCATTCAGCCAAGACAGCAGAGCATAAACCTGGTTTAGACACAACCCGTGGGAAAACTGATGCCACACTGTGGCAGAGGctaagaaatttaaaactttctctaCAGACATCATTTCTCCAAAATaatcctcacacacacaccacttctcCCAGTTGACAAAGCTGATGGAATGGacattaaattttcatttataacaTCCTCCAGCAAAAGCTCGATAGGTTACTCCTTTCGGtgctcaaagggaaaaaaaggttaaaaaaaagtagAGCCAAGATGGAAGTCAGAGATTAATAAACTGAGCAAGAACATGACATACTAGATTACTGCTTACATTTTTACTTTGTTGCTAAACAATTATCAATATCAAAAATCAAatcattataaatgtatttagaCAGGCATTTAACCAAATATTTATAACCTCTGAAATAACCAAAtacttttctttcagaaataaaaataattactattgGATTGACAAATAATTTTGAGAAGAATATACTTCTGTAACAGATTACAAACATTCTAAACTCTTACTTCAGGAGCACACTGAAATACTTTCTCATTGTCATTGAA
This Macaca mulatta isolate MMU2019108-1 chromosome 3, T2T-MMU8v2.0, whole genome shotgun sequence DNA region includes the following protein-coding sequences:
- the ADARB1 gene encoding double-stranded RNA-specific editase 1 isoform X1, whose product is MRRAAGRAEWSLSSYHGELKGRLKEIDAGQLQSSSYFSPAEVSSQSTRTEGSCLGIRADIKLDRFQDRNSLRQSRNPQKYFAMDIEDEENMSSSSTDVKENRNLDNVSPKDGSTPGPGEGSQLSNGGGGGPGRKRSLEEGSNGHSKYRLKKRRRTPGPVLPKNALMQLNEIKPGLQYTLLSQTGPVHAPLFVMSVEVNGQVFEGSGPTKKKAKLHAAEKALRSFVQFPNASEAHLAMGRTLSVNTDFTSDQADFPDTLFNGFETPDKAEPPFYVGSNGDDSFSSSGDLSLSASPVPASLAQPPLPVLPPFPPPSGKNPVMILNELRPGLKYDFLSESGESHAKSFVMSVVVDGQFFEGSGRNKKLAKARAAQSALATIFNLHLDQTPSRQPIPSEGLQLHLPQVLADAVSRLVLGKFGDLTDNFSSPHARRKVLAGVVMTTGTDVKDAKVISVSTGTKCINGEYMSDRGLALNDCHAEIISRRSLLRFLYTQLELYLNNKDDQKRSIFQKSERGGFRLKENVQFHLYISTSPCGDARIFSPHEPILEGSRSVTQAGVQWCNHGSLQPRPPGLLSDPSTSTFQGAGITEPADRHPNRKARGQLRTKIESGEGTIPVRSNASIQTWDGVLQGERLLTMSCSDKIARWNVVGIQGSLLSIFVEPIYFSSIILGSLYHGDHLSRAMYQRISNIEDLPPLYTLNKPLLSGISNAEARQPGKAPNFSVNWTVGDSAIEVINATTGKDELGRASRLCKHALYCRWMRVHGKVPSHLLRSKITKPNMYHESKLAAKEYQAAKARLFTAFIKAGLGAWVEKPTEQDQFSLTP
- the ADARB1 gene encoding double-stranded RNA-specific editase 1 isoform X16, whose protein sequence is MDIEDEENMSSSSTDVKENRNLDNVSPKDGSTPGPGEGSQLSNGGGGGPGRKRSLEEGSNGHSKYRLKKRRRTPGPVLPKNALMQLNEIKPGLQYTLLSQTGPVHAPLFVMSVEVNGQVFEGSGPTKKKAKLHAAEKALRSFVQFPNASEAHLAMGRTLSVNTDFTSDQADFPDTLFNGFETPDKAEPPFYVGSNGDDSFSSSGDLSLSASPVPASLAQPPLPVLPPFPPPSGKNPVMILNELRPGLKYDFLSESGESHAKSFVMSVVVDGQFFEGSGRNKKLAKARAAQSALATIFNLHLDQTPSRQPIPSEGLQLHLPQVLADAVSRLVLGKFGDLTDNFSSPHARRKVLAGVVMTTGTDVKDAKVISVSTGTKCINGEYMSDRGLALNDCHAEIISRRSLLRFLYTQLELYLNNKDDQKRSIFQKSERGGFRLKENVQFHLYISTSPCGDARIFSPHEPILEGSRSVTQAGVQWCNHGSLQPRPPGLLSDPSTSTFQGAGITEPADRHPNRKARGQLRTKIESGEGTIPVRSNASIQTWDGVLQGERLLTMSCSDKIARWNVVGIQGSLLSIFVEPIYFSSIILGSLYHGDHLSRAMYQRISNIEDLPPLYTLNKPLLSGNNAEARQPGKAPNFSVNWTVGDSAIEVINATTGKDELGRASRLCSLPLTTLQDYQAQHVP
- the ADARB1 gene encoding double-stranded RNA-specific editase 1 isoform X2, whose product is MRRAAGRAEWSLSSYHGELKGRLKEIDAGQLQSSSYFSPAEVSSQSTRTEGSCLGIRADIKLDRFQDRNSLRQSRNPQKYFAMDIEDEENMSSSSTDVKENRNLDNVSPKDGSTPGPGEGSQLSNGGGGGPGRKRSLEEGSNGHSKYRLKKRRRTPGPVLPKNALMQLNEIKPGLQYTLLSQTGPVHAPLFVMSVEVNGQVFEGSGPTKKKAKLHAAEKALRSFVQFPNASEAHLAMGRTLSVNTDFTSDQADFPDTLFNGFETPDKAEPPFYVGSNGDDSFSSSGDLSLSASPVPASLAQPPLPVLPPFPPPSGKNPVMILNELRPGLKYDFLSESGESHAKSFVMSVVVDGQFFEGSGRNKKLAKARAAQSALATIFNLHLDQTPSRQPIPSEGLQLHLPQVLADAVSRLVLGKFGDLTDNFSSPHARRKVLAGVVMTTGTDVKDAKVISVSTGTKCINGEYMSDRGLALNDCHAEIISRRSLLRFLYTQLELYLNNKDDQKRSIFQKSERGGFRLKENVQFHLYISTSPCGDARIFSPHEPILEGSRSVTQAGVQWCNHGSLQPRPPGLLSDPSTSTFQGAGITEPADRHPNRKARGQLRTKIESGEGTIPVRSNASIQTWDGVLQGERLLTMSCSDKIARWNVVGIQGSLLSIFVEPIYFSSIILGSLYHGDHLSRAMYQRISNIEDLPPLYTLNKPLLSGNNAEARQPGKAPNFSVNWTVGDSAIEVINATTGKDELGRASRLCKHALYCRWMRVHGKVPSHLLRSKITKPNMYHESKLAAKEYQAAKARLFTAFIKAGLGAWVEKPTEQDQFSLTP
- the ADARB1 gene encoding double-stranded RNA-specific editase 1 isoform X19; this translates as MDIEDEENMSSSSTDVKENRNLDNVSPKDGSTPGPGEGSQLSNGGGGGPGRKRSLEEGSNGHSKYRLKKRRRTPGPVLPKNALMQLNEIKPGLQYTLLSQTGPVHAPLFVMSVEVNGQVFEGSGPTKKKAKLHAAEKALRSFVQFPNASEAHLAMGRTLSVNTDFTSDQADFPDTLFNGFETPDKAEPPFYVGSNGDDSFSSSGDLSLSASPVPASLAQPPLPVLPPFPPPSGKNPVMILNELRPGLKYDFLSESGESHAKSFVMSVVVDGQFFEGSGRNKKLAKARAAQSALATIFNLHLDQTPSRQPIPSEGLQLHLPQVLADAVSRLVLGKFGDLTDNFSSPHARRKVLAGVVMTTGTDVKDAKVISVSTGTKCINGEYMSDRGLALNDCHAEIISRRSLLRFLYTQLELYLNNKDDQKRSIFQKSERGGFRLKENVQFHLYISTSPCGDARIFSPHEPILEEPADRHPNRKARGQLRTKIESGEGTIPVRSNASIQTWDGVLQGERLLTMSCSDKIARWNVVGIQGSLLSIFVEPIYFSSIILGSLYHGDHLSRAMYQRISNIEDLPPLYTLNKPLLSGISNAEARQPGKAPNFSVNWTVGDSAIEVINATTGKDELGRASRLCSLPLTTLQDYQAQHVP
- the ADARB1 gene encoding double-stranded RNA-specific editase 1 isoform X8, whose translation is MASSTTGPLHMGTFFSVMGRRYKRRRKKRSERKDRNSLRQSRNPQKYFAMDIEDEENMSSSSTDVKENRNLDNVSPKDGSTPGPGEGSQLSNGGGGGPGRKRSLEEGSNGHSKYRLKKRRRTPGPVLPKNALMQLNEIKPGLQYTLLSQTGPVHAPLFVMSVEVNGQVFEGSGPTKKKAKLHAAEKALRSFVQFPNASEAHLAMGRTLSVNTDFTSDQADFPDTLFNGFETPDKAEPPFYVGSNGDDSFSSSGDLSLSASPVPASLAQPPLPVLPPFPPPSGKNPVMILNELRPGLKYDFLSESGESHAKSFVMSVVVDGQFFEGSGRNKKLAKARAAQSALATIFNLHLDQTPSRQPIPSEGLQLHLPQVLADAVSRLVLGKFGDLTDNFSSPHARRKVLAGVVMTTGTDVKDAKVISVSTGTKCINGEYMSDRGLALNDCHAEIISRRSLLRFLYTQLELYLNNKDDQKRSIFQKSERGGFRLKENVQFHLYISTSPCGDARIFSPHEPILEEPADRHPNRKARGQLRTKIESGEGTIPVRSNASIQTWDGVLQGERLLTMSCSDKIARWNVVGIQGSLLSIFVEPIYFSSIILGSLYHGDHLSRAMYQRISNIEDLPPLYTLNKPLLSGISNAEARQPGKAPNFSVNWTVGDSAIEVINATTGKDELGRASRLCKHALYCRWMRVHGKVPSHLLRSKITKPNMYHESKLAAKEYQAAKARLFTAFIKAGLGAWVEKPTEQDQFSLTP